TGTCTCTCACAGTCGAAGTCCCAGTCAACAAAACATCCATCCATGGGGAAAAAAGCTCCATGTACCCCAACGGTGACATATTAAACAAATCATTCTGGATTAGTGCATCATCCATTGGAAGCCTCTTCAGTGTTGCTTTATCAGAATGCAGGGCTGCTACGTGCCACGGCGTCCTTTTTAGCTCATCGACAACGAGCATGCCTTCTTTTTGAATAACACGTTGCTCAAAATAAGAAACGTCGTTGTTTATCACAGCAGAGTGAAGTGGACAGGGCTCTGACGCCAGTCCATCGAACAACAGCATTACACCCTCGTAGTCTTCTTTACCACATAGTTCTACTACCTTTTCCCTATAGCTCGATTTCGTCCTTATCTTTGCCTTCTCGAGGAGATAGTGAGCTGCGAAAAATTCGGCGAAAGTCTTATGAACGAACTCGGGAATTCCTTCATTAATTCTATTCACAAAACCTTCTTTGAGAGAATTGTCCACAACGCCCTTCATGATACTTCCTTCTGGATCTAACTGCACTAATTCGTCTTCATTCAATAAGGTTTGCAATATATCCTGAGGAAATATACACTTCATAGCGAGGAGACGATGGTGTGTGTAGAATGAAGACTGCGCTGCTTCGTGCTCCCCTCGCGTGGCACGTAGGACGATGTCTTCCTTCAACTTTTCTTTTCGGTGCACAAGATGCTTGTACTCGACAAACATCTTGTAGATGTGTACAGTGTATATACTGCCGCCACAAATGTCAGCAATATTAAGCAGCGAAGAGTAATCGTGCGACTCCGTAATTTCCCCGCTCTCCATCTGAGCCATCATGCGAAGTAGGAGTGGAGTTTCCAGGATTGtcttgtttttctctttcaaTGTCGCGTACAGTTGCTGGAATTTTGCCGCAAATGCGTCATTCCTGGTCGCTGAAGTTTCTGTTTGGACCCTACATTTTGTGAGAAAATCATTCTGGTTCTGTACAGAAAAGGGAACGAGATCGTATGACACCGTGTGCAAGGCATCTTGTGCATGGCGTTTAAACACAGTGCGAGTAAAAAGGTACACCTTGTAAACTTTTCGGTTAGCTAGAAACAATATAAGTTCCAACAGACACTTGCGGCATTCCTTGGTGACTTCATCGAAGCCATCCAACATGACAACGACCTTGAAAGGGTTCCCATTCTTCAAGCTTTCCTCGAACAGAGCGAACTCCAGACCACTTCTTTGTACTTGGCACAGATCCGCTACATATTCCAAACTAGGAGACGCTGTTTTAACTAATGCCATTCTCTGAGGAAGGTCGACGTAGAGCACCCACCGCTTCTCGTCTTCATCTTTTACTTCGGTGCACAAGCGCTTTGCCAGCACACTCTTTCCCATACCAGGAGCACCAGAGACGACGACGACCTTCTCGGGCACCTTCAGCAACGCCTCCGTGGTATAATCGTCACTTCCCGTCGTTGGAAGGTGACTGAGACGGCCATTTGATTTAGTCCACAGCACTTCGTTACCGGATTCGGTGATCTGCAGCAGATGCACTACCTTCCCTCGGTAATTATCATTTTTCAGGAGAGCTTCATAGTCGCATGGCTCCTGAAGGACCACAAATTTTTCAAACTGCATTAAATTTTTCTGATGTTTTGCCTCGTAGccatcaggtacaagttttgcAGCACAATCATGCGGACACCCCAAAAGTGCGAAAGCCTCATTCTCGTCGTCCATTCTGCACTTTTTGAGGTCAATTTTCACGGCCCTTGTAAACACTCGCTCCACATAACAGTTCTGAACACATTCTTCGAGTTCATGAAGCGGAGGTCCCAGGTTAATGTTTTTATGCTCACAGAGGTTTAGGAAAACCGAAGTGTCTACACAACATGAGAAGGTGTCCATATTCATTGCTtcgggaaaaaaagaaacataagtTCCCTGAAGTTCTACGCGAGATTTTTCGAAAACTTCTTTTTTGCAGCTATTCGAAACATGCTCCAAACTGGCTTCAAGGATATTATGCACTACACGTCCAGCGGCAAAGAATGCGTCTCCTTGCACTTGCTCCAACAAGGAAGATTTGCCGCTGTCTTCCACAAGGAAGATGACGTTTGTTCCAGTCACACGGGATACTTCACTCAGAAGTGCAATAACATCTTGGACGTTTTTGTTTGGATAAACCGTTACAAGCACAAATCGACATTTGTAGTTCACTAACACATGCTTTAGCGTATCGTCCATTTGGTTTGCTTCGAAAAACAAGTATGGCTGCCCCGTGGATTGCACAGTGTTGTAAACCATTATTTCGAGGAGACTCAATTCTGGACCCGCAAGGACGAGAAGAGGCATATTTTGCAGGTCACACAGGTCCAGCGGCTTCTCGAAATTGACTTTGAATTGGCCAATGTGGAAAGCTTTTCGAAGTCTTGTGTTCTCATTTTCGATTTTCGTTGAATCTATGGACGGGATTCCATTCAGAATATATCTCTGCATGTCTGGCATGACAGCGTCCTTGAAAAACTTTAGTAGTTTCGGTGCTTGAAGCTCCAGAATCCTATTTCCTTCGTCACATTCGGTCAGTATGTGAGGAATCCGTACAATTAGCTCTTCTTCCTCATTATTGTCGAAGGCTTTCTGGATAAGGAAATGCACATTATTTTTCCTTCCTTTAACGTCGTTCAGAATTTGTTGGTAATGACGTTCCTTCTCCTCATCGCCGCGGTTATATGGCTTTCCCTCATTTGTGTAAACTAAGGTCAGTGCCATGTGGGACAACTCATGAATGAGAGTTCCCCAAACTTCTCGCTTCTCTGTGCTGCCGCAGACGTAAACCCTTTCTTCTTCACGATAGGTCAGACCGCGTGTGGAACACCCGCCGGATCCAGTAATCCTCTTAACGTTTTTAGCCACAGAGTCGAACACTATATCTAGGTGTGGTGCTGTTGCAACAACTTTCAGGATACTCTTGTTTACTTCATCACTGGAGAGCTGCTTAAACGTCTTCTCCAATCGTACACCGAAGTCATCACATCCGCTGGCGCTCCGGGATTTGCTTTTCAGATAGTCGATGTAAGAGTCCTCGTATTTGGTGGTGTAATATTGTTGCCGACGAATTTCAGCTCGTTCAACAGGTGTGAGACCTTCGTAACACGATGAGTCTTCGTCGTCTTTGAGGGCGCATTCGCGCGAGATTAAGAGACCATGAATACGCAAAGCTTTCTCTTCGACTGCTTTGTAAAGAGCTGACTTATCTTTCACAGGGTCCAACCACAGTTTCAATACAGGCGCGGCATCCAGGCACTTTCGAACACCAGCCTCATCTTTGGCCGCAATAGCTTCGTGCATTTCCTTCCTGACGTCTTTCCACTGTTGCGACCTTTCCATGTGGAGATGAAATTGAGCTACCGGATCAGTTCCTGTAATTTTCATAAAGAAATTAGTAACCTAAACACATATTCATCGAAGTAGAAGAGACTGATCAAGTGTGGCATTTCGTCAGGATCGCGGCACTCGCTTTTATTGTATCATCACGTTGTCTGAAGGCTGACGCCCATGGAGGGTTTTTTGCAAGCTAAAACGCCTCTCGCGACAAACTCTGTCGCCCAGATACTCCCGCACGCCACCAGGGGAAAAATGTCGCCCTCAGCATGCTCCCAGTATAACACAAACACTGGGATCTCAGTGTGCACTGATGATATATCCAGAAATAGAACGACACGATGCTAAGGTAATCAATACATACTTAACGTGAATTTGTAGTTGGTCCTTAACGAGTCACTTATTTTGGGGTTGACTATTGCGCTTTTAATAAACTATACTACTGTGCTTGCGTACAAAACAGCGTTCCGAACTGAACTAAGCCACGTCAATGGGTACCATTTTTGTGGTCGTCACAGCGGCCGTCGCGAAGCATTGGTTTTGTTACGACGAGAATGAAGCAGACACATAGGAGAACGGGAAAGGCGCCATCGCATGCGAAAGTGGTTGGCATATCAGACGGTTGTGAAGTTGCATGCTTTAATGTTTCTTTCTTTACGTTTTTCtttaatatacatatataaaaaaatatgttcgcatttagctggggcaCGCTgtctatatatatgtatatatatatatacagggtgttcaaaattaagctatcacgagcgctacgcaaacacagcgttgacaggaaaccggataaCTTTAAAgaataactttacgctacttgtgtaagaaacaggggtcggattcacaaagagctcatgcgacggaatctgtcgtatctcCGTCGGTGCTCCGTCGtgcgggaaagttacgacgaagtgtaagACACCctcaacacccctccaaattgtctgcaagaaaggcaaaagaagccataaaagcagcaaaactgggtgccacacaccgcttacaaaacaccctcacccaccccctccctgagacgaacatactggaaatatatttgctgtgtcatcgaacgcgtttcgcctgtgattgcatggcatccaatATGgcttggctaccgaaagaccgagagcacgtgcagtaacaaaacatttgggacGAAAAACTTCGCcttcttctaatgggacgactcttattggtgcgattacaaattttcgtcatcgttaccatagcgaaaacatagtctcgcaccctttggctgtttctctccgaggcgcacgtgacaggaagcgagcaactttctcttcctcgtcaaagggggtgccctctccactacgatagctttgtgaatcgcgatTACGACGCCGTCATACGCGCGTCGCAGgatacgacgtcttagcgcatcttagcgcatcttagcgtaacttacgatcgcgtttgtgaatccgaccccaggtgctgctaattatgtagcacctgtttcttactcaaggaacagagaaaatagcaccagtttccGTTTGCTCGCCTATTTATAGAGTGATaatgaaagcttaattttgaacaccctgtattttttaCAGACACATCGATAACCATCTATTAAGGATGATAGAGATATTTCGGCGTAATAAGCAGAGTAAGATCTGGTAAATACCAGCTAACGAAAAGACATCAAAGGTCGCATTCGAAGCAGCATTCTCTAATTGCAGTATAGTATTGTCTGTGAGTGGAGCTAACGAGTAGAACAGAGACAGGCGGTCTCCAAGCAGGCAGGTCGGACACTTCGTCATCACGATATATCCTTTCTTCATATTAAGCGACATAGCGCGCACATCTTACACTCCCTACATTGCATTGTGCGTGTAATAAAATAATAACCATTCAATACGGAATACAACTGCGTCCAGTATCCTATGAGACAGAGAGCACGAACCTCTTCAGGGCCcatttaaatgaaaaaaaaaaaacacagaaagaaaaaaatatacgaTAGGTATTATGGTGGTACATAAGTGTAAAGACAGCAGTGGATTGCTGATCTACGTATCTAAACGGGTCGCGAGACCTCGATAGACGTTCTTAGTTTGCATTGTGCACACAACATACTACCAAGCGTGtaaattgagaaaaaaaaaaacaactaaaCTGCGTATTAGGATATAGGTGTGTCCATCATCGGGTCCATAGGGTTATTCGTTCGTTCAGTCTGCGTCGTTAGTCAGTACGACAGTAGGTGCATTGCGGAGATTCAAAAAAATAGTTGGTAAGCGTGTAAATTCTGAATCAAGGAAGAAAAATGTATCGACGTTCTCCGAGTCATTATGTTCCTCATTATGTTCCGCGCAGGAATGCCAAGGTGGAGTACACTAGGACCGAGTGCTGCGTCTCAGTTCAATGGTGCGTAGCTCACCTGGATGCCCTGTGCACTGTTCCAGTTCGTCCTTCAACCTCATCACGTGAAAAGGGAATTCGGCCATGCCAACAAGATCCATGAACTCCTGGAACTCTTCTTCCGTCGAGTCAGAAAGCTGCTGCACATTGTCTAAGCCTAGGGTCAAGTTCAACACTTAAGTTCAACACGTTCCAAGTCTCATGAAGACGATTTACTAAATGCGCTGTAGACCACACGAAGCGCTGCTCTACAAGCGAGAGAAATTGTCgttttgatttatttatttattggtcaTTAGTTAGAGGCCGGCTTAAGGGCATTACGTAACGGAGGTGGCACTGCCTACGCATGCACTTATAGGACTCTGAAAGGAGACAAATCATCAGTGTCAaacaacaaatacatacaaagcctcaaattacctaagaaattaacgatgaaagatgaaagtcactgaaaaggttagccagctgtaggactcgaacccacatcttctggattaccgaatgagtgaaaggaggacgagtgagagagagtgactggtttgtcccctcagacgacgcacccttggaagtcgctgagaaagcgtgttagcttagctcaatagacgagttcagaaaatcccagagtgcttagcgtcgctttgaactgtgggagtttactaatacgaaagaaacgggtggctcgatttctcccctaccagtccattgtccacgacgtgtcaaggtcagcgaaagcgaaatctcaaggattattcttcgttccctcGCTCagtaagcgcccaggatgcaatgcgtgcgctaagagatctgggattttctgaactcgtctattggtagagccctggaccggtaatccagaagatgtgggttcgagtcctacagctgactaaccttttcagtgactttcatctttcaacattCGAAGTCTCATGAAGACGATCTACTAAATGCACTATAGACCACGCAAGGCGCTGCTCTACAAGCGAGAGAAATTGTCCTTTTGATATATCTATttaattttattattattcgcgCCATTTCAAATCCGAGGCACTTGGCAGCAGTATACCACTGATCCACCGAGGCTGACTTCAGAAAAATCGTTCAGCGAGCATGCCGAAAAATATTTATCTTAATCGTTAAAAAAACAACCGAAGTACCTGTGAGCTCGCTATATTTGGTGACACGAAGTCGCAATCTGGCTCACCTTTCTCGATGAACTTGTCGTAGTAGGCGAGGAGATCCGCTCGCTGAAGCAGTTCGTGAATTTCACGCTCCGACTCGCTTGAAGGAATGGACGTCATTACGGCTGCAAAGGAAGATCGGTGTAGGCGATACAGACACATACGTCCGGGCAATGAGATCTTAAATTTtcatttaagataagataaaatCGACTTGCTAGCATAAAGGAATACGTAAGCTATACTGCACCAGGAAGAGGAATAATATGGGTAGAAGAGGATGTAACACTTGGCCCCGTTACGTGGTACATATTTAAGAGAAGGTTCTCCGATACGATGAGGACCTGTATACCGAGTTTCACAACAAAGGGTAAGAGACGCGTATTACATCGTTTGTGCGAATCTCGAAACGCAGCTGGCTCTGAAATGACGGAGGCACGTCAGTCAAGAGGGTTTGTGAGCCATCGTGCATATCTCTCGCGGCTGACGTCCACGTCCTTAAGGGAACCAGACCTATAGCAACCTACGGCCATCGCGCTGTTCATTGACAACATAATAAAATCATAGGAGGGGCTGAGGATTTTTTTCCTCCTCTGATGTGAGAAATGGACGAGGAAACATGTGCGGCCACCGTCTTACTTACTTTATTACCTTCACTGAATTTCTTTTGCAAGCTCCAGAGAAGCACTCCGTCACAAAAGGACACAATTACTAATGTAGTTGGAGGTTTGAGACGTAGGACTGAATCTTCTTTGACACCTCACTACGGCCATCGGGTCTCAACACCTTTTCGCTCACGTATGAACCTGTTTTACCGTCCATCAAGGCGCTATCCCCTGCTCATAATAACTCCAAAGCAATACGCGCATAAGTTCCGAGGTATCTTATTGCTTCTCCCGAGTTTCTTGAGTCTGTATTGCTCCTCGCGAGCGACCCTACCGCTAGCACTGATGAGACACGTGCGTCTAGAAACTGCCATGCCCTACACTTGGTGCGTCCCTGGCGATGGAGATGTCCTGCGAATGATACACTACGGACGTGACGACCGGAAGTGAATGCTGCGTGGCGTCCTTCCCCCATTTCAATCCCAAATTCCCCTCCCGAGTTGAGAATCCTTGCTCAGGCACATGCCTTTACTAACCTGAACCTGTAAGTGCTCCGAAGGGTCCGTAACATCTTTTGTGGATTGTGGTTTGTTCGTGGAATAATTAGAGGCATCGCAGAGATTGAAGTAAAGGAAACTAAAAGCAACATACAACTGATTTCGAATGCCACATAACACCTTGCTACTATGTATATACTCAGCGTATGACCTGGGAATCAACGAATAACGCACGTACAACCGAATTCCCCTTGGCCAATATGGATCGCGTACGAATACTACCATGGAGTGCCAGGAGCATGTACACGATAAGTGAGTCGTTTTACCAGAACCCGGGATTTCTCTAATTACCTGCATGGCATGACCACTGTTTGAGTGCGTTCTTCAATCTTTTCACGTGAAGGGGCTTTCTGGCCATGCCTACGTGCTCGGCGAGTGTCTGGAACTCTTCGTCGGTTGAGTCACAAAGCTGCTGCACACTGTCTGCGCCTGAGAACAAATCCAATACCGAGGTTAAACATCCGTAACGTGTCCTCGGACACATTAGACACATCCCTAACACAGAAGGCCCTACCCGACCTGGAATACGAATTTTTGTCTTTGTCTCGCATTAAATAGTTTTATGATGACCTATACTATAGGGTTCGATAACCTCTGCAATCACAAAGACCCTCTTTTCAGTCTTTGTCGTTCTTTCTCTCCAGGGGATGCAGCAAACATTTAAACCCATTCTAAAATAAGAATTCTTAAATGACTTCTAAGAATTGCAAGAAACAGCATACAAGGGAGCACGAAACAACAGGACTAAACATTTCTTTTCGTGTTCCCTTCCATTGGCGATTTTAAAATTTCAACACAACTGGCCCATCATTCTAACATCTTCTGTCTTAGCTCAGCATGCCGAAATTATCAATCTGTCAAACGAGATTTATTTGTAATAATAATTCTAACTGTATATAAAGCCCTTTTGATGGCCAATTGCATTCACACGGCTATGGTAAAAATATATGAAAAACATCCTGAGGCCCCATTTTGGCGTTCATCCGCCATGCCCCGCCCTCTGCCAATTAGCGAAGCGTGGAATTTTTGTGGCGCACTCATACGGACCAACGAGCTGAAATTTAGCGCTTCTTCAGCGCAGGAAGAAAACTACCTTTCGAGACAGCGTTAGATGACATCTTAACTCTCTCTATCTTAACACTCCCCTTTCTCTCATATTTcgcctttcaccaccaccggcCCCACAGATACACACGCCTTTGCAAATGCAACAACCTGCCTGGATCCCGCTAGTATTCGGTACACACAGACACACTTTTTAACTCACCTTGCTCGATGAACTTGTCGTGGTAGGAGAGAAGATCCGCTCCTCGAAGTAATTCGTGAACTTCCCCTTCTGATTCGTCAGCCGCACTGGACGCTACCGCGACTGTAAAGCAATGTCGACTGTTAAGCCATCGATCGACATCCACAGAAAATCATAATTAATTGTAAGATAACGTGAAACTCCTATCACTATCTTCATTTAACGATGCTCAGAGATAAAACTACAGAGTGATTGATGTGGCGACAGCGCGTGTGAGAATCGAGTCAGTTGTGGGTACGTTGTCGGTACCTCTACCTCTCAATTCTACATTTCTATGCAATCATGCATGAGGAAGTCCGGTACCCCCAAATGGCCTATGTGATCATCTGCTTCAATTTGTAATGTTCTTCCATGCGAACATGGCAGAAAATAGGTCGTCATCTGCTTGGCTCGTAATATCGCATTTGTGAACCAACGAAGAAAGCCTTCCCGGCATTCAGGGTGCCATTATACACCGGTACCGAAAGCTTATACGGGATACACGAAGATTGAGTCCTTTCTACCCGTTTGGTTCTTCATTTACCTGACGGTCCTGTCCACTGGCCCAGTGCTTTCTTCAGTCTCTTGATGTGAAATGGCTTTGTGGCCATATCAACAAGGCCAATCACTTCCTGGAAATCGCCCGCCGTCGAGTCAAAAAGCTGCTGAACATTGTCACCGCCTAGAGACAATTCCAAAAGGGTTAGGTTACGGTTCCAAGACACGTGACTCCATGCATTATAGAAGTACCACTAAAACACACTGATGGAGATTATGTGCGGACACAGGTGGTACAGCAGACGTTGAAAGGTGAGCGAACCCTACATtataaggaaaaaaaggagcaCTTTTActtcttttggggactaaatgcattgccacaaaaagttgTTCCTTTTGGGAGTAAATTAATGTCACAGAATGGAGACTGtgtttcacgcgctgttgtaagagtcccaggtacataattcgtgcgcATGCATAAAATTGCTTCGAAGCAAGCCGCCAAACCGTGACATATCGAGTTATACACAATCTTGCGCCatatacatagggcacaatttgcgaagaaaaacgctctaactgtttcttactctgtgtgccTGGAAAATTGCTGTggtggctgagttatacagccttatatGCCATCCAATTTAACAAGGGCACATATCTACATAGACTCTTGCATTCAGGAGAACATTCGCGAAGTTCaatgacaatttgcagtcctggggagtaaatgtcgggactaaatctcgtgccatagggactaaaatggggagtaat
The genomic region above belongs to Ornithodoros turicata isolate Travis unplaced genomic scaffold, ASM3712646v1 ctg00000947.1, whole genome shotgun sequence and contains:
- the LOC135375835 gene encoding uncharacterized protein LOC135375835, which gives rise to MCLMCPRTRYGCLTSVLDLFSGADSVQQLCDSTDEEFQTLAEHVGMARKPLHVKRLKNALKQWSCHAAVMTSIPSSESEREIHELLQRADLLAYYDKFIEKGLDNVQQLSDSTEEEFQEFMDLVGMAEFPFHVMRLKDELEQCTGHPGTDPVAQFHLHMERSQQWKDVRKEMHEAIAAKDEAGVRKCLDAAPVLKLWLDPVKDKSALYKAVEEKALRIHGLLISRECALKDDEDSSCYEGLTPVERAEIRRQQYYTTKYEDSYIDYLKSKSRSASGCDDFGVRLEKTFKQLSSDEVNKSILKVVATAPHLDIVFDSVAKNVKRITGSGGCSTRGLTYREEERVYVCGSTEKREVWGTLIHELSHMALTLVYTNEGKPYNRGDEEKERHYQQILNDVKGRKNNVHFLIQKAFDNNEEEELIVRIPHILTECDEGNRILELQAPKLLKFFKDAVMPDMQRYILNGIPSIDSTKIENENTRLRKAFHIGQFKVNFEKPLDLCDLQNMPLLVLAGPELSLLEIMVYNTVQSTGQPYLFFEANQMDDTLKHVLVNYKCRFVLVTVYPNKNVQDVIALLSEVSRVTGTNVIFLVEDSGKSSLLEQVQGDAFFAAGRVVHNILEASLEHVSNSCKKEVFEKSRVELQGTYVSFFPEAMNMDTFSCCVDTSVFLNLCEHKNINLGPPLHELEECVQNCYVERVFTRAVKIDLKKCRMDDENEAFALLGCPHDCAAKLVPDGYEAKHQKNLMQFEKFVVLQEPCDYEALLKNDNYRGKVVHLLQITESGNEVLWTKSNGRLSHLPTTGSDDYTTEALLKVPEKVVVVSGAPGMGKSVLAKRLCTEVKDEDEKRWVLYVDLPQRMALVKTASPSLEYVADLCQVQRSGLEFALFEESLKNGNPFKVVVMLDGFDEVTKECRKCLLELILFLANRKVYKVYLFTRTVFKRHAQDALHTVSYDLVPFSVQNQNDFLTKCRVQTETSATRNDAFAAKFQQLYATLKEKNKTILETPLLLRMMAQMESGEITESHDYSSLLNIADICGGSIYTVHIYKMFVEYKHLVHRKEKLKEDIVLRATRGEHEAAQSSFYTHHRLLAMKCIFPQDILQTLLNEDELVQLDPEGSIMKGVVDNSLKEGFVNRINEGIPEFVHKTFAEFFAAHYLLEKAKIRTKSSYREKVVELCGKEDYEGVMLLFDGLASEPCPLHSAVINNDVSYFEQRVIQKEGMLVVDELKRTPWHVAALHSDKATLKRLPMDDALIQNDLFNMSPLGYMELFSPWMDVLLTGTSTVRDRLDVLCARCSEEAVRRSTENLRRFQTLEQTRDFLERAIFTAVRHDLRYVLDVCLSYVSPRESTVDLHRDIMDQLESRKERSSRCSAESSVIRNLDSFTDSSNRTVLFYAKSETVCKMLLPYCDMGILDQDGNTMLHISAKEGNLETIQFYLAHLPVSSSNGRFQTPLHLSEDAEIVRLLLPLYPSVNVLDCSERTPMDICAKRDDLEAMKLLLLRTRTYDEHHIRLNTTLHVASASLSLKAVTFLLPHTNAHMLNYAGETCLDVAWTSWKYLSSSDSNVMRCLIPHSPETFGSSLLYVSGRGGRRELMETLWPYLRHSDPRHAQRISRSYVYVWMKRGFQQEISCLKLLFLHLDDIAGDPCSRKLLHDVAKDKLREIKEENFINYMKLLLPHLNLSEQDYVERGVKNEDIVTLYREWSHMNNTDDPHIHDVNAEMVCDDGSMKLLIEAEEGW